The Flavobacterium marginilacus genome window below encodes:
- a CDS encoding DUF5522 domain-containing protein: MTEQNNENKLTEGEDFYYTPEGYKCFTEKYHLKRGYCCKSGCRHCPYGFDKKTGEIRK; this comes from the coding sequence ATGACAGAACAAAATAATGAAAATAAATTAACTGAGGGCGAAGATTTTTATTATACGCCCGAAGGATACAAGTGCTTTACCGAAAAATATCATTTGAAACGTGGGTACTGCTGTAAAAGTGGCTGCCGTCATTGTCCATATGGATTTGATAAAAAGACTGGGGAGATTAGAAAATAG
- a CDS encoding urocanate hydratase, translating to MTFQEQIQQGIPAILPQPKPYEANINHAPKRKEILTDAEKKLALRNALRYFEPQHHVELIPEFRYELEMYGRIYMYRFRPDYKMYARPISEYPGKSEQAKATMLMIQNNLDYAVAQHPHELITYGGNGAVFSNWAQYLLTMKYLSEMTDEQTLTMYSGHPMGLFPSHKEAPRVVVTNGMVIPNYSQPDDWERMNALGVSQYGQMTAGSYMYIGPQGIVHGTTITVLNGFRKIKRSPKGGLFVTSGLGGMSGAQPKAGNIAGCITVCAEVNAKITHIRHSQGWINEVVENLDELVQRVTLAKANNETVSIAYLGNVVDVWERFDEENLYIDLGSDQTSLHNPWAGGYYPVGISFEEANEMMANNPVLFKEKVQETLRRHTNAINKHTAKGTYFFDYGNAFLLEASRAGADILKKETLSSPCPSGRAGVGIDFRYPSYVQDIMGPMCFDYGFGPFRWVCTSGKPEDLAKTDAIACQVLEEMAKTAPVEIQQQMQDNIQWIKGAQENKLVVGSQARILYADAEGRVKIAEAFNQAIAKGEIETVVLGRDHHDVSGTDSPYRETSNIYDGSRFTADMAIHNVIGDSFRGATWVSIHNGGGVGWGEVINGGFGMVLDGTPEASRRLASMLFWDVNNGISRRSWARNEGAVFAIKRAMEAEPLLKVTLPNLVDDELLN from the coding sequence ATGACTTTTCAAGAACAGATACAACAAGGAATTCCTGCTATATTACCACAGCCAAAGCCGTATGAGGCGAATATTAACCACGCTCCCAAGCGAAAAGAAATTTTGACGGACGCCGAGAAAAAACTGGCACTTCGTAATGCTTTGCGCTATTTTGAACCGCAGCATCACGTGGAGCTAATTCCTGAATTTCGATACGAACTGGAAATGTACGGACGTATTTATATGTACCGTTTTCGTCCTGATTATAAAATGTATGCTCGCCCAATTTCGGAATATCCAGGAAAAAGCGAACAGGCAAAAGCCACTATGCTGATGATTCAGAACAATCTGGATTATGCGGTGGCACAGCATCCGCACGAATTGATTACATATGGAGGAAACGGAGCAGTTTTTTCGAACTGGGCGCAATATTTATTGACGATGAAATACCTTTCGGAGATGACCGATGAGCAGACACTGACGATGTATTCCGGGCACCCGATGGGATTGTTTCCTTCACATAAAGAAGCTCCAAGAGTTGTGGTTACTAACGGAATGGTGATTCCGAATTATTCTCAGCCTGACGATTGGGAAAGAATGAACGCTTTGGGGGTTTCGCAATACGGGCAAATGACCGCAGGCAGTTATATGTACATAGGTCCGCAGGGAATTGTGCACGGAACGACCATCACGGTTCTGAACGGTTTCAGAAAAATAAAACGTTCTCCAAAAGGCGGATTATTCGTGACTTCCGGACTTGGCGGCATGAGCGGTGCACAGCCAAAAGCAGGAAATATTGCGGGCTGTATCACGGTTTGTGCCGAAGTAAATGCAAAAATCACACACATTCGTCACAGTCAGGGCTGGATTAATGAAGTTGTTGAGAATCTTGACGAATTGGTGCAAAGAGTGACTTTGGCGAAAGCCAATAACGAAACCGTTTCTATCGCCTACCTCGGAAATGTGGTCGATGTTTGGGAACGATTTGACGAGGAGAACCTGTATATCGATTTGGGTTCCGACCAGACTTCGCTTCACAATCCTTGGGCGGGCGGGTATTATCCAGTTGGCATTTCATTTGAAGAAGCCAATGAAATGATGGCTAATAATCCAGTTTTATTCAAAGAAAAAGTGCAGGAAACTTTGCGACGTCATACCAATGCAATCAACAAACATACAGCCAAAGGAACGTATTTCTTTGATTATGGAAATGCCTTTTTATTAGAAGCTTCCCGTGCGGGAGCGGATATTCTAAAAAAAGAAACCCTTTCTTCTCCCTGTCCTTCGGGGAGGGCTGGGGTGGGGATTGATTTCAGATACCCGAGTTATGTTCAGGATATTATGGGACCAATGTGTTTTGATTACGGATTTGGTCCTTTCCGCTGGGTTTGTACTTCAGGAAAACCGGAAGATTTAGCTAAAACAGATGCAATTGCCTGTCAGGTTTTGGAAGAAATGGCAAAAACTGCTCCTGTAGAAATTCAGCAGCAAATGCAGGATAATATTCAGTGGATAAAAGGTGCTCAGGAAAATAAACTGGTTGTAGGTTCACAAGCCCGAATCTTATACGCTGATGCCGAAGGCCGTGTAAAAATTGCCGAAGCTTTCAATCAGGCGATTGCCAAAGGAGAAATTGAAACAGTTGTCTTGGGTCGAGATCATCACGATGTTTCGGGAACGGATTCACCTTACCGAGAAACTTCAAATATTTATGACGGTTCCCGATTCACAGCTGATATGGCCATTCATAATGTAATAGGCGACAGTTTTCGTGGTGCGACCTGGGTGTCTATTCACAATGGCGGCGGTGTAGGCTGGGGCGAAGTAATCAACGGCGGTTTCGGAATGGTCCTTGACGGTACTCCCGAAGCTTCACGACGCTTGGCTTCAATGTTGTTTTGGGATGTCAATAACGGAATTTCAAGACGCAGCTGGGCTCGAAATGAAGGAGCTGTTTTTGCGATAAAAAGAGCTATGGAAGCAGAACCTTTATTGAAAGTTACATTACCAAATTTGGTTGACGACGAGTTATTAAACTAG
- a CDS encoding DUF4136 domain-containing protein has translation MKTFRFLPLLLLFIAASCDSVQVYSDYDKSADFKQYKTFAFMKSGIDKVEISDLDKKRILNAIDQQLQAKGFTKSDNPDLLVNIFTKSREEVSVNQFNAGWGYGWGYGWNPYMMYGGHTTVSSSTEGTLYIDLIDAKKKELIWQGEGTGTLSKDMNRKDEIVNNIVGQILAQYPPVAAKK, from the coding sequence ATGAAAACATTTAGATTCCTGCCCCTATTATTACTTTTCATAGCTGCATCTTGTGACTCCGTACAAGTATATTCTGATTATGATAAATCAGCCGATTTTAAGCAGTACAAGACTTTCGCCTTTATGAAATCGGGTATAGATAAAGTCGAAATTTCCGATTTGGACAAAAAAAGAATTCTCAATGCTATTGATCAGCAATTGCAAGCCAAAGGATTTACCAAAAGTGATAATCCTGATTTATTAGTTAATATTTTCACTAAATCCCGCGAAGAAGTAAGTGTAAACCAATTCAATGCTGGCTGGGGTTACGGCTGGGGTTATGGCTGGAATCCGTATATGATGTATGGAGGCCACACGACCGTTAGCTCATCTACCGAAGGAACATTATACATTGACCTTATCGATGCCAAAAAGAAAGAATTGATCTGGCAGGGTGAGGGAACTGGAACACTTAGCAAAGATATGAATAGAAAAGATGAAATCGTTAACAATATCGTTGGTCAAATTTTAGCGCAATATCCACCAGTTGCAGCTAAAAAATAA
- the ilvA gene encoding threonine ammonia-lyase IlvA translates to MTLFTAIQQAQKQLQGVISPTPLIENLNLSEEFSSRTLLKREDLQVVRSYKIRGAYNKMSTLTDSEKEQGIICASAGNHAQGVAYSCNLLKIMGKIYMPKTTPKQKVKQVQLFGKNYVEIVLIGDTFDDAYAKSVEDAAQNNKAFIHPFDDLEVIAGQGTVGLEILDDYHKPIDYVFIPIGGGGLASGLSTVFKQLSPNTKIIGVEPLGAPSMKTSIANHKNTPLDTIDKFVDGAAVKQVGDLTFDICQKKLDDIILVPEGKVCTTILRLYNEEAMVVEPAGALTIAALDFYKKEIKGKTVVCIVSGSNNDIERTAEIKERSLLYEGLMHYFMIQFPQRPGALKEFVNDILGPDDDITYFQFAKKNSREVGSVVVGLELKNPNDIHAIKNNMNSKGFEYRYLNERHDLFTQLIG, encoded by the coding sequence ATGACTTTATTTACAGCAATACAGCAAGCACAAAAACAGCTTCAGGGCGTAATCTCTCCTACCCCGCTGATAGAAAACCTGAATTTATCCGAAGAGTTTTCATCAAGAACATTATTAAAACGTGAAGACCTGCAGGTAGTCCGTTCCTATAAAATAAGAGGCGCCTACAATAAAATGTCTACCCTGACCGATTCTGAAAAAGAACAGGGAATCATCTGTGCCAGCGCAGGAAATCACGCTCAGGGAGTTGCTTATTCCTGTAATCTTTTAAAAATAATGGGTAAAATTTACATGCCCAAAACCACTCCCAAACAAAAAGTAAAACAAGTACAGCTATTTGGTAAAAACTACGTAGAAATCGTTTTGATAGGCGACACTTTTGATGATGCTTACGCAAAATCTGTAGAAGATGCCGCTCAAAACAACAAAGCTTTCATCCACCCTTTTGACGATTTAGAAGTGATCGCAGGACAAGGAACAGTTGGTTTAGAAATACTAGACGATTATCACAAACCTATTGATTATGTTTTCATTCCAATTGGTGGCGGCGGACTGGCTTCCGGCTTATCAACCGTATTCAAACAGCTGAGCCCAAATACAAAAATCATTGGTGTAGAACCTCTAGGCGCTCCGTCGATGAAAACCTCAATTGCTAATCACAAGAATACTCCATTAGACACCATCGATAAATTTGTCGATGGCGCAGCGGTAAAGCAGGTTGGCGACCTGACTTTTGACATCTGTCAAAAAAAACTGGATGATATTATTTTGGTTCCCGAAGGAAAAGTATGCACTACAATACTGCGCCTGTACAATGAAGAAGCCATGGTAGTCGAACCCGCAGGAGCATTAACTATAGCCGCACTGGATTTTTACAAGAAAGAAATAAAAGGGAAAACGGTAGTCTGCATTGTAAGCGGCAGTAACAATGACATCGAAAGAACCGCCGAAATAAAAGAACGCTCCCTGCTGTATGAAGGATTGATGCACTACTTTATGATTCAGTTTCCGCAGCGTCCCGGAGCTTTAAAGGAATTTGTAAACGACATTTTGGGTCCTGATGATGATATTACTTATTTTCAGTTTGCCAAAAAAAACAGCCGTGAAGTAGGATCGGTAGTTGTGGGACTGGAATTGAAGAATCCAAATGATATTCACGCCATCAAAAACAATATGAATTCCAAAGGGTTTGAATATCGTTATCTTAATGAAAGACACGACTTGTTCACTCAATTGATCGGATAA
- a CDS encoding group III truncated hemoglobin: MTNKDISNIEDIQLLVNTFYSKVQKDDLIGAIFNEKIGDRWPEHLEKMYRFWQTILLEEHTYSGSPFPPHRQLPVEKHHFTRWMEIFSETVDTLFAGPLAEEAKLRAKNMAEMFNYKIEYFRHEGKHPLL, encoded by the coding sequence ATGACAAACAAAGACATTTCAAATATAGAAGACATACAATTATTAGTCAATACATTTTATTCCAAAGTACAAAAAGACGATTTGATTGGTGCCATTTTCAACGAAAAAATCGGCGATCGCTGGCCGGAACATCTGGAAAAAATGTACCGCTTTTGGCAGACTATTCTGCTCGAAGAGCACACCTATTCCGGAAGCCCTTTTCCTCCTCACCGACAGCTTCCTGTCGAAAAACATCATTTTACCCGATGGATGGAAATTTTCTCCGAAACAGTTGATACTCTTTTTGCTGGTCCGCTTGCCGAAGAAGCTAAACTAAGAGCAAAAAATATGGCCGAAATGTTCAACTATAAAATTGAGTATTTCAGGCATGAAGGAAAGCATCCGCTTTTATAA
- a CDS encoding pectate lyase family protein has protein sequence MNNKIFKVIISAVFLFAVTIRSYSQNPNFSIAGFAAENGGTTGGQGGEEVTVTTFAELKKYAETENTKYVIKVAGTITGTGSIADKNYAGSIKIASNKSIIGIGNKAFLDGAGFTIKDAKNIIVQNVRFSLVSVGKVIPAGSEDIPKIYSKLGDEGRPQILVNSGDLISISGASTNIWIDHCEFFEENPYEQKNQDLYDGLVDVKDNSGFITISWCYFHDHHKCSLIGSSDKDLFADRKITFHHNYYKTIQERVPLYRGATAHFFNNYCEDIYGGIVNSRVNACIRVEKNYFENSKNTVYSKNSKISGNAEIIDNKEVNCNNKESYPAACTAVIPYDYSSVLTNKTSDVEKIVERYSGVGKLSAK, from the coding sequence ATGAATAATAAAATTTTCAAAGTAATCATTTCAGCAGTATTCTTATTTGCTGTAACAATACGGTCATATTCTCAAAACCCAAATTTTTCAATTGCTGGTTTTGCTGCTGAAAACGGCGGCACTACTGGCGGGCAAGGAGGCGAAGAAGTAACAGTAACTACGTTTGCAGAGCTGAAAAAATATGCAGAAACTGAGAATACGAAGTATGTAATCAAAGTAGCGGGTACCATAACAGGAACAGGCAGTATTGCCGATAAAAATTATGCGGGTTCTATCAAAATTGCTTCCAATAAAAGTATTATTGGTATTGGCAATAAAGCTTTTCTGGACGGAGCAGGTTTTACGATTAAAGATGCCAAAAATATTATTGTCCAAAATGTTAGGTTTTCGCTGGTTTCCGTGGGGAAAGTAATTCCTGCTGGTTCTGAAGATATTCCAAAAATATACAGTAAACTGGGGGACGAAGGAAGACCTCAAATATTGGTGAATTCCGGGGATTTAATTTCTATATCTGGTGCCAGTACTAATATCTGGATTGACCATTGCGAGTTTTTTGAGGAAAACCCATACGAACAAAAAAATCAGGATTTGTACGATGGTTTGGTTGATGTAAAAGATAACAGCGGTTTCATAACGATTTCATGGTGTTATTTTCACGATCACCATAAATGCAGTTTAATTGGCAGTTCTGATAAAGATTTGTTTGCGGATCGAAAGATAACTTTTCATCACAATTACTACAAAACCATTCAGGAGCGAGTGCCTTTGTACAGAGGAGCAACGGCGCATTTCTTTAATAACTATTGTGAGGATATTTATGGAGGAATCGTCAATTCCCGTGTGAATGCCTGCATACGTGTTGAGAAAAATTATTTTGAAAACTCCAAAAATACTGTGTATTCTAAGAATAGTAAAATTTCAGGAAATGCAGAAATAATTGATAACAAGGAGGTCAATTGTAACAATAAAGAATCTTATCCTGCAGCTTGTACCGCAGTTATTCCATATGATTATTCCTCAGTACTGACCAATAAAACTTCAGATGTAGAAAAAATTGTTGAAAGGTATTCGGGCGTTGGAAAATTAAGTGCCAAGTAG
- a CDS encoding aromatic amino acid hydroxylase, which translates to MNPKIKSNPLLDRLPKHLKQFIKPQDYSEYTPVNQSVWRYVMRKNVDYLSKVAHSSYLEGLKKTGIEVDNIPSMYGMNRILSEIGWAAVAVDGFIPPNAFMEFQAYNVLVIASDIRQLEHIEYTPAPDIIHEGAGHAPIIANPEYAEYLRRFGEIGCKAISSHKDYEMYEAIRLLSILKEAEGTPQSEIETAEKAVEDLQNNMGELSEMAQIRNLHWWTVEYGLIGTLENPKIYGAGLLSSIGESAWCMTDNVKKIPYDFSAVHQSFDITKLQPQLYVTPDFAYLSLILEEFANTMALRTGGLSGMEKLIHSKALGTAELSTGLQISGVFTNVIEHEGKPIYFQTTGKTALAYREKELVGHGTSTHPDGFGSPIGKLKGINLAIEDMSPRDLKAYDIYEGQTATLEFEGDIKVVGEIITGKRNLHGEIILICFKNCTVTHGDTVLFRPEWGNYDMAVGKKLVSAFSGPADVNSFDLISHVPSSKTIKAKQTAERDDLEILYQTVRSIRESSDTGASLEPIFTKLQNDHPNDWLLSVELAELLYSRNETNLMEQVLLHLENLKKQRPEIEKLISNGLELIFENETV; encoded by the coding sequence ATGAACCCAAAAATCAAAAGTAATCCGTTATTGGATCGTTTACCAAAGCATTTGAAGCAATTTATCAAACCTCAGGATTACAGTGAATACACTCCTGTAAATCAGTCTGTATGGAGATATGTAATGCGGAAAAATGTGGATTATCTCTCAAAAGTGGCTCACAGTTCCTATCTGGAAGGTCTAAAAAAAACGGGGATTGAGGTAGATAACATTCCAAGTATGTACGGAATGAACCGCATTCTCAGTGAAATTGGCTGGGCTGCGGTAGCTGTGGACGGATTTATTCCGCCCAATGCTTTTATGGAATTTCAGGCGTATAATGTCTTGGTAATTGCTTCAGATATTCGTCAGCTTGAACATATCGAATACACTCCTGCTCCCGATATTATTCATGAAGGTGCTGGCCATGCTCCTATTATTGCGAATCCGGAATATGCTGAATACCTGCGCCGTTTTGGAGAAATTGGCTGTAAAGCTATCTCATCCCACAAAGATTACGAAATGTACGAAGCGATTCGGTTGCTTTCTATTTTGAAAGAAGCTGAAGGCACTCCGCAAAGCGAAATCGAAACTGCCGAAAAAGCGGTAGAAGACCTGCAGAATAACATGGGCGAACTGTCTGAAATGGCTCAAATCCGAAACCTGCATTGGTGGACGGTTGAATATGGCTTAATAGGCACATTGGAAAACCCAAAAATATATGGTGCCGGATTATTATCATCCATTGGCGAAAGTGCCTGGTGCATGACCGATAACGTGAAGAAAATCCCTTATGATTTTTCGGCTGTCCATCAAAGCTTTGATATTACCAAATTACAGCCACAGCTCTATGTAACTCCCGATTTTGCTTATTTAAGCCTTATTCTCGAAGAATTTGCCAATACCATGGCTTTGCGCACAGGCGGATTATCAGGAATGGAAAAACTTATCCATTCTAAAGCTTTAGGAACTGCTGAATTGAGTACGGGTTTACAGATTTCGGGTGTATTTACGAATGTTATTGAACACGAAGGCAAACCGATTTATTTTCAAACCACAGGAAAAACGGCTCTGGCCTACCGTGAAAAAGAATTGGTCGGCCATGGAACCAGTACGCATCCGGATGGTTTTGGAAGCCCGATTGGCAAATTGAAAGGCATCAATCTCGCCATCGAAGATATGAGTCCTCGTGATTTAAAGGCATACGATATTTATGAAGGACAGACTGCCACGCTGGAATTTGAAGGAGACATAAAAGTAGTTGGAGAAATCATTACCGGAAAGCGAAATCTACATGGGGAAATCATTTTAATCTGTTTCAAAAACTGTACGGTGACGCACGGAGATACTGTCTTGTTCAGACCCGAATGGGGGAATTATGATATGGCGGTGGGCAAAAAACTGGTTTCAGCTTTCTCGGGTCCAGCAGATGTGAATAGTTTTGATTTGATTTCGCACGTTCCTTCGAGCAAGACTATTAAAGCGAAACAAACTGCCGAGAGAGATGATCTGGAAATTTTATATCAAACGGTCAGAAGCATTCGCGAATCGAGTGATACAGGTGCTTCATTGGAACCTATTTTTACAAAACTCCAAAATGATCATCCGAACGACTGGTTACTTTCTGTAGAATTGGCTGAACTTCTGTACAGCCGAAACGAAACAAACTTGATGGAGCAAGTGCTTCTGCATTTGGAAAATCTAAAAAAACAGCGTCCCGAAATCGAAAAGTTAATTTCGAATGGACTGGAATTGATTTTTGAGAATGAAACTGTTTAA
- a CDS encoding Panacea domain-containing protein, translating to MKNINQICDYVILRLKQEEDMPLSNIKLQKLLYYIQAWSLALKNEKSFDGDFQAWVHGPVNRQIYDRFNPTKYLFSEISLNDIQDKEIATKLNESEISHINKVLEVYAPYSGVELEEMSHKEEPWISARKGYAPNQRCEEIIDEKLLGDYFRERTTRKNKK from the coding sequence ATGAAAAATATAAATCAAATTTGTGATTATGTCATACTTCGATTAAAGCAAGAAGAAGATATGCCTTTGAGCAATATTAAATTACAAAAACTTTTATACTATATTCAAGCATGGAGTTTGGCATTAAAAAATGAAAAATCTTTTGATGGAGATTTTCAAGCTTGGGTGCACGGTCCTGTTAATAGGCAAATTTATGATAGATTCAATCCAACTAAATATTTATTTTCCGAAATAAGTTTAAACGATATCCAAGATAAAGAAATCGCAACTAAATTAAATGAATCGGAAATATCTCATATAAATAAGGTTTTAGAAGTGTATGCTCCATATTCAGGTGTTGAATTGGAAGAAATGTCACATAAAGAAGAGCCTTGGATTAGTGCAAGAAAAGGTTATGCTCCAAATCAAAGATGTGAAGAAATTATTGATGAAAAATTATTAGGCGATTATTTTAGAGAAAGAACTACGAGAAAGAATAAAAAATAG
- a CDS encoding DUF4230 domain-containing protein has translation MQNLIKRIIAAAVVVVIIILAFKFCEFKKGDNSSLDYNTNLIQQQIVNVGKLVVTEGHFSEVVTYKNQQKYMMDMLSFEKKALVIVNADVTVSYDLHQMKYDIDEANKTITILSIPKEEIKISPDIKFYDVEQSQMNPFTGDDYNKINKSVKANLAKKIEKSSLKSNAQNRLISELSKILILTNTMGWKLQYNGKEISNEKELQQDLNTNLKNK, from the coding sequence ATGCAAAACTTAATTAAAAGAATAATAGCTGCAGCTGTAGTCGTAGTCATAATAATTTTGGCTTTCAAATTTTGTGAGTTCAAGAAAGGTGACAATTCATCATTAGATTACAATACCAATTTGATACAACAGCAAATTGTAAATGTTGGGAAATTGGTAGTAACAGAAGGACATTTCTCCGAAGTCGTTACCTATAAAAACCAGCAGAAATATATGATGGACATGCTTTCGTTCGAGAAAAAAGCATTGGTAATAGTCAATGCCGATGTTACTGTATCGTACGATCTGCATCAAATGAAATATGATATCGACGAAGCCAATAAAACCATCACTATTCTTAGCATCCCAAAAGAAGAAATAAAAATCAGCCCCGACATCAAGTTTTATGATGTAGAACAAAGTCAGATGAATCCGTTTACTGGCGATGATTATAATAAAATCAATAAATCTGTAAAGGCCAATCTCGCAAAGAAAATAGAAAAATCATCGTTGAAATCCAATGCACAGAACCGTCTGATAAGCGAACTCTCCAAAATCTTGATTCTAACGAATACCATGGGTTGGAAACTGCAGTACAACGGTAAAGAAATCTCTAATGAAAAAGAATTACAGCAGGATTTAAACACGAATTTAAAAAACAAATAA
- a CDS encoding Hsp20/alpha crystallin family protein translates to MNLIKRNAGQAPLNRLFFDDIFGRDFFNWENNNYSTTSTTLPSVNIKETADNYEVEVAAPGMDKNDFKITLDGNQLIISSVKENEKTTKEENYSRREFSYQSFQRSFELPKNIVDEDKIVARYENGLLLLSIPKREEVKPKPPRMIEIS, encoded by the coding sequence ATGAATCTTATTAAAAGAAATGCAGGTCAAGCACCTTTAAATCGTTTGTTTTTTGATGATATTTTTGGCCGTGATTTTTTCAATTGGGAAAATAATAATTATTCAACAACAAGTACCACGCTGCCATCAGTAAATATCAAAGAAACCGCAGATAACTACGAAGTAGAAGTTGCTGCTCCAGGGATGGACAAAAATGATTTCAAAATCACACTCGATGGCAATCAGCTGATTATTTCTTCAGTGAAAGAAAATGAAAAAACAACCAAAGAAGAAAATTATAGCCGTCGAGAGTTTAGCTATCAATCATTTCAGAGAAGTTTCGAATTGCCAAAAAACATTGTGGATGAAGATAAAATAGTAGCCCGTTATGAAAATGGACTTTTATTGTTATCAATTCCAAAACGTGAAGAGGTGAAACCAAAACCTCCAAGAATGATTGAAATATCATAA